CCAACTTCATGTCCACCACCGTGTGGCCACAGCACTGGGAAATCGCCTTGCCCGGCGCGCATTCCGATATCGGCGGCAGCTACCACACCGACCACGAAGGGCCGCTGATGCTGGTCAAGCCCATCCGCAGCATCGAACCGGTGCAAGAGCACGGGGGCAACCTCTACGCACCGCCACCGGAGCAAAGCCGCGCCTGGCGGGAGGCCCATGCCCAGCGCCAAGGCTGGCTTGATCGTCTGGGCCACATCGACGAGCGAGCCGTGACGGTGGACGCTTGGCAGCAGTGGGAGGAAGCGCCGCCAGCACGCGGCAGCGTACGCAATCTTCGCCAGTGGGTGGCCTACGCCACGCTGCGGCTGGACCGGCCCATCGATTGGCGTTATCAGCTGATTCCGCTGCGGGTGATGCACAAGTTGGCACAAGAGGCCGGCGTGCCTTGGAGTCAATCCCCTGATGATGTTCCAGCGTTGACGCTGCCCAACGAGCTGCTCTCCATTGCCGCCAAACTCATCGATCGGCAGTCGCTAAGTCTGGACGAGGAAGCGATGCTTGCACGCAAATACCTGCACCAGTCGGCCCACTGGAATCTCTTTCGCTACCAACGGGGCAGCGCCGAGGAACTGCTCTACTTCGATCGTCCCGATCCCTCTGGTCGCCGCGTCGTGCTTCCCAATGAAGATCATTAAGTGGCTGAAGTTGTTGCTTTGTGTGTTGCTGCTTGGCTGCGCTCAAGCGAAGAGCCGTCAAAGCAATGGCTTGCCATACGACAGTTGGTATCTCGGATTTGTGGCGCCAGCGAAGATGGAGGTGTGGCTGGAAACGGCAGATGTTGAAGATGCGCAGAAGCGCATCTTTCGTGGCGCCATGAGCGGTACGGTGGCATTGGCATACCGGGCTGCCCCGGATGGTTGGGGTGAACCGTCCATAGGAGCAGGTCGCGACATCCGTTCTTTTGGGTTACCTCAGCGCATCTATGTGCGCTGGCAATCGCTGGTGGAGCCGCAGACCTATCGGGCCATCATCGTCATCCCCGAAACGGTGAGGCAGCAGATGCTGCACCAAGCACCATCTGTATTGAAAGCAGGCCGGTTCGATTACCAAAATTTTCTGAGCATCGGACTCGCGCCCGGCGGATGGATCAAGGTATGGGTCATGGGGGCCTCGACTGAGCCGGTGGAAGTGCTGTGCACGCGCGCGCAGATTGAACCTAAGGGGCCTGATCTTGGGCAGTACGAAGGGAGGTATGTCACATTGAACCGAGAAGTGAAGGACTACCTTCAGACACACCCCATCCCCTATGACTCGTGGGCATGTCCAAATGCCACGTCGTCGGCCGCGCCATGACAGCCCGCCCATCTGCATCAGCCCTCCCATTGGCATGGCTTCCGCTACCAACGTGGCAGGACCGAGGAACTGCTCTACGTCAACCGTCCCGATCCCTCCGGTCGCCGCGTCGTGCTTCCCAATGAAGATCACTAAAGCATGGCTCAGCGCATGGCTCTGCCTGCTGCTCATGGGCTGTGCCCAAGCGCAGAGCCGTCAGGGCAATGGCTTGCCGTATGACAGTTGGTATCTGGGTTTCCAAGCACCAGCAAAGATGGAAGTGTGGCTGGAAACAGCCGATATCGAAGATGCGCAGAAGCGCATCTTTCGGGGCGCCATGAGCGGAACCGTGGCATTGGCGTACCTGGCTGATCCGAAGGGCTGGGGTGACCACATTCCTATCGGGAAGGGACGCTACATCGAAAATCTAGGTTTGCCTCAGCGCATCTACGTGCGCTGGCAATCGCTGGTGAAGCCGCAGACCTACCGGGCCATTATTGCCATTCCGGAGGATGCGCGCCGATTGATGCTGACCAAGCCGCCCGAAGGAGGACAGGGCCCAGGCGTTGACTATCCGAGGTACTTGAGCATCGGACTAGCGCCGGGCGGATGGATCAAGGTGTGGGTCATGGGGGTCTCTACCAAGCCGGTGGAGGTGCTGTGCACGCGTGCACAGATTGAACCTAAGGGGCCAGGACTTATTCACGACAGCTACGCCTATTCCTTCGACGTGCTGGAACCGCAAACAAGGGAGTACATCCAAACGCATCCCATCCCTTATGACTCGTGGGCCTGTCCGAATGCCACCTCGTCGGCTGCGCCATGACAGCGCACCCATCTGCACCCGTTGGCGCATGGCATCTCTTAGCTAACCAACGAAGTAACCAACATGGCGCGAGCAGCGAACAGGTAAGAGCGTCAAAAAATCCTGGGCCCATGGCACGGGAACCTGTTCACCCTCCCCCCAACACTTTGAGGAGAAGCCCATGTTTGGAATCTCGCCGCCCGGATGGATACACACCCTCGGCAGCCTCCCGGCCATTCCGGCCGCCGCCTATATGTTCGGTCGCTCCGGTCGAATCGTGCCTCGCTCAACCGCCGGCACCGTCTATCTTGTGTCGATGCTGATCGGCGCGGCCACCATCGCCCTCATTGCACACCAGCCCGTCAGTTACGTCATTGCGGGCGCCACACTCGCGCTACTGCTGGTGGGTTATGGCGTCGAACGGCTGCCCTGGCGGCAAGGGGCTAAGCGATACATCGAGACCATCAGCCTGACGCTGACCTCATTCTTGCTCATGTTGCCGGCCGTGTCCGAAACCCTGCGTCGTGTCCCGGACGGTCACCCGCTGGTGACGGACCCGAAGTCACCGATGCTTCTCGGCGCGATGGCCGCGCTGCTGGTGCTCCTCATCGCCGGCATCACGGCGCAGGTCATTTACTTGCGTAAGTCCAGACAGCTGGCCCAGACGGTGTGAACACCGTGGCGACCAGCCCACAGCAGAACGGCGAAAGTGGGTGGTCGCACTGGTAGTCGTGGGGTCGGAGGTAGTTAGAGCGACTTAACTACTTCCGCTCCCTTTAACGTCTAGGGCAAAGAGGGGTCAGAGTGCATTCTTCCAAGAAAAAAGCACTCTGGCCCCTTTTTTACGAAGTGTTTTATAACCGCCAACGGCTAC
This genomic interval from Dyella japonica A8 contains the following:
- a CDS encoding DUF2931 family protein encodes the protein MKITKAWLSAWLCLLLMGCAQAQSRQGNGLPYDSWYLGFQAPAKMEVWLETADIEDAQKRIFRGAMSGTVALAYLADPKGWGDHIPIGKGRYIENLGLPQRIYVRWQSLVKPQTYRAIIAIPEDARRLMLTKPPEGGQGPGVDYPRYLSIGLAPGGWIKVWVMGVSTKPVEVLCTRAQIEPKGPGLIHDSYAYSFDVLEPQTREYIQTHPIPYDSWACPNATSSAAP
- a CDS encoding DUF2931 family protein: MKIIKWLKLLLCVLLLGCAQAKSRQSNGLPYDSWYLGFVAPAKMEVWLETADVEDAQKRIFRGAMSGTVALAYRAAPDGWGEPSIGAGRDIRSFGLPQRIYVRWQSLVEPQTYRAIIVIPETVRQQMLHQAPSVLKAGRFDYQNFLSIGLAPGGWIKVWVMGASTEPVEVLCTRAQIEPKGPDLGQYEGRYVTLNREVKDYLQTHPIPYDSWACPNATSSAAP